One window from the genome of Paramormyrops kingsleyae isolate MSU_618 chromosome 3, PKINGS_0.4, whole genome shotgun sequence encodes:
- the LOC111835730 gene encoding microtubule-associated protein 1 light chain 3 gamma-like — MPSARSAERSKPFKQRKSFAARKHEVAGIRAKFPTKIPVILERYQKEKHLPSLDKTKFLVPEELTLSQFITVIRNRLHLVPRQAFYLLINNGGMSSMSLTMVEIYKDHKDEDGFLYMTYASQEMFGCPGAPCPRGAVTR, encoded by the exons ATGCCTTCAGCGAGAAGCGCCGAGCGGTCGAAGCCTTTCAAGCAGCGGAAAAGCTTCG CCGCACGGAAGCACGAGGTGGCCGGAATCCGGGCGAAATTTCCCACCAAGATCCCA GTAATCCTTGAAAGATATCAAAAAGAAAAGCACCTACCGTCACTAGACAAGACGAAATTTCTGGTCCCAGAAGAACTGACATTAAGCCAGTTCATTACCGTCATAAG AAACCGGCTGCATCTTGTACCAAGACAAGCGTTTTATCTGCTGATTAACAATGGCGGGATGTCTAGCATGTCCCTCACCATGGTGGAGATCTACAAGGACCACAAGGATGAGGATGGGTTCCTCTACATGACGTATGCTTCTCAGGAGATGTTTGGCTGTCCCGGGGCACCTTGCCCACGGGGGGCGGTTACACGATGA
- the LOC111835715 gene encoding uncharacterized protein, which produces MDGYVGQLYLLAQKNNFEVSYEEINAPQTSGMFAITAVVNSERYPEGLGHTEEEAKQNAAKNALEKLSGESIQPNDSMSSRTENPPPVSNGSFKWANYTCWLNEYGQKQKVKVDPKESTRIAPVNATQCCRFVVDNKEFPEAYGKTKREAKEEAARLVYEALNRETTTDQEGDEPSVRQICNETDELSLSTTEPTMEANYIGFLNEYCQKNKKTVPDYIQVAKRGPPHSPQFFYKAVIDNMEYPEGKGNSVKEAKRNAAKQAWDSLQLRRNPLRLEDSDSSMFGSPVLRVPQDPTSSGGIAFEDSSGVQSPKMETPVSNKPKIRLAVNFSQVPSDNKQETSLGAPVQKPPAQPSRFLQDYDTITHIGKGGFGRVFKAKRKLEDQYFAVKIVESGKKSRREVTALIRLRHSNIVQYYSSWEEDTRYQCESSESTSNSGSNTEKYLYIQMELCKCDLRTWIDENNENQNPSRRAKALDIVQQVVNGVEYIHKEGFIHRDLKPANIFDLDGKVKIGDFGLVTFGGNASDGAQLERTEKKGTRSYMSPEQMESNDYDRKVDIFALGLIYFELVWPMKTRMEKHDLWPGIRNGKDFPKEFSREYSAENKLIKKMLDQKPSERPEASKIASGLKKLSSILQGKNKEDRENRIQEEEDGVRSTGAPKKIRTTRRRVPMMPPSEDLRATWEMPNGDKVIFLFDYDEEELHIFQSTEPDYQSNISSVDMQYKNANDGKERTTFMKWDVTGELWEKMMGENTASGEKLGKQVCVFLNSKGEGAKEPALAIAKGLGLKTAKDINPTLYDLLQRGQLHKTDGKPPLWSLTADPDGANLLQSGSPVPPRQQTCLKGSESSMSMSKSTSMSMSMSMSKSTSMSISEDHDSVPKQLELKIKEILRSQGGDRWLHIQNIMKMLKQPKGNINCLLYAMKGRGELEQNGKQWRCKDGGDTPGHNLRSLEEFSDIEKLGRGGFGSVYKVKHRVDGKWYAVKITKYKGDHEKREVAALASLDHPNIVRYYTSWIGPHYRHDKSNNKGSRDPELCLVPYPSCSESQEGSESVIFEREIDSFSIDSKADKEKEREEVESGLADICITSSDPPSGSNDTSGQQDNMSLYIKMELCTGGSLNDWFRKGGAERTKEEATKVFQKIVQTVEYIHSKNLIHRDLKPDNILFGQDNIVKIGDFGLATMTCDQSGKPIERTRGRGTKTYMSPEQEKQSKYDEKTDIYPLGLIFFELVWKMKTVAERAEIWDNLRKGIFPDGFTEEFMSEGSVIKLMLSESPEKRPPASTITMLLNSPQQTQRLQKDKNRTA; this is translated from the exons atggatggatacGTCGGGCAACTTTACCTATTAGCTCAGAAAAATAATTTCGAGGTGTCCTACGAGGAAATCAATGCGCCTCAAACCAGTGGAAT GTTCGCTATAACAGCTGTGGTGAACAGTGAAAGGTATCCTGAGGGACTGGGCCACACTGAGGAGGAGGCAAAGCAGAATGCTGCAAAAAATGCGTTAGAGAAACTATCTGGGGAAAGCATCCAGCCCAATGATTCT ATGAGCAGCCGAACTGAGAACCCCCCACCTGTTAGCAATGGATCCTTCAAGTGGGCAAACTACACATGTTGGCTGAATGAATATGGTCAGAAGCAAAAGGTCAAAGTAGACCCAAAAGAATCTACTAGAATTGCTCCAGTCAACGCCACACA GTGTTGCAGGTTTGTTGTTGATAACAAAGAGTTCCCCGAAGCCTACGGAAAAACTAAGAGGGAAGCCAAAGAGGAGGCGGCCAGGCTGGTATATGAAGCGTTGAACCGAGAAACGACCACGGATCAG GAAGGAGACGAGCCTAGCGTGAGACAAATCTGCAACGAAACGGACGAGTTGAGTTTGAGCACCACCGAGCCAACCATGGAGGCAAACTACATCGGATTCTTAAACGAATActgccaaaaaaacaaaaaaaccgtCCCTGATTACATACAAGTGGCCAAGAGAGGACCACCACACAGTCCTCA atttttttataaGGCTGTCATCGACAATATGGAATACCCTGAAGGGAAGGGGAACAGCGTTAAGGAGGCAAAGCGGAACGCAGCAAAGCAGGCTTGGGATTCCCTTCAG TTAAGGAGAAACCCGTTGAGACTTGAAGACTCAGATTCCAGCATGTTTGGTTCCCCTGTTCTACG TGTTCCCCAAGATCCCACAAGCTCAGGTGGCATTGCGTTTGAGGATTCCTCTGGTGTCCAAAGCCCAAAAATG GAAACCCCTGTATCTAACAAGCCTAAAATAAg attggCTGTAAATTTTTCCCAAGTACCATCTGACAATAAGCAG GAAACCAGTTTGGGAGCACCAGTACAGAAGCCCCCCGCCCAGCCATCAAG gTTTTTGCAAGATTATGATACGATCACACATATTGGAAAAGGTGGTTTTGGCCGTGTTTTTAAGGCCAAGCGGAAACTTGAAGACCAGTATTTTGCTGTGAAGATAGTTGAGAGCGGGAA AAAATCTCGCCGTGAAGTTACTGCCTTGATAAGATTGCGCCATTCTAACATAGTTCAGTACTACTCGTCTTGGGAAGAGGACACCAGGTACCAATGTGAATCTTCGGAGAGCACCTCAAA TTCTGGCAGCAACACTGAAAAGTACCTCTACATCCAGATGGAGCTCTGTAAATGTGACCTAAGAACATGGAttgatgaaaataatgaaaatcaGAATCCTTCCAGGAGAGCGAAAGCCCTCGACATAGTCCAGCAGGTGGTTAATGGAGTGGAGTACATTCACAAAGAGGGATTCATCCACAGAGACCTGAAG CCTGCAAATATATTTGATCTTGATGGAAAGGTAAAGATTGGAGACTTCGGTCTTGTGACATTTGGTGGAAATGCCAGTGATGGGGCTCAGCTGGAAAGGACAGAAAAAAAAGGGACAAGATCTTACATGAGCCCTGAACAG ATGGAAAGTAATGATTATGACAGGAAAGTTGACATATTTGCCTTGGGACTGATCTACTTTGAACTTGTTTGGCCCATGAAAACACGAATGGAAAAGCATGAT TTGTGGCCGGGGATTCGAAATGGAAAAGATTTCCCAAAGGAATTTTCCCGTGAATACAGTGCAGAG AATAAACTGATCAAAAAGATGTTGGATCAAAAGCCATCGGAGAGACCAGAGGCTTCGAAGATTGCAAGCGGGCTGAAAAAACTCAGCAGCATCCTCCAGGGAAAAAACAAAGAAGATCGAGAGAATAGA attcaggaggaggaggatggtgTACGATCGACGGGGGCTCCCAAGAAGATTCGTACGACACGTAGACGGGTACCTATGATGCCACCGTCGGAAGACCTGAGGGCTACCTGGGAGATGCCCAACGGGGATAAAGTGATCTTCCTCTTTGACTATGATGAGGAGGAACTGCACATCTTTCAG AGCACCGAACCCGACTATCAGTCGAACATCTCTAGTGTGGACATGCAGTATAAAAATGCCAACGATGGTAAAGAACGGACCACCTTTATGAAGTGGGACGTGACCGGGGAGCTGTGGGAGAAAATG atGGGCGAAAATACTGCCAGCGGAGAAAAATTGGGAAAGCAAGTATGTGTCTTTTTAAATAGCAAAGGAGAAGGAGCCAAGGAGCCTGCACTGGCAATCGCCAAAGGTCTGGGTCTGAAAACAGCCAAAGACATAAACCCGACTCTCTATGACCTGCTGCAGAGAGGGCAGCTGCACAAGACAGACGGGAAACCACCACTCTGGTCCCTGACAGCAGATCCAGATGGGGCAAACTTACTTCAATCTGGCTCCCCTGTCCCCCCGAGACAGCAGACCTGCCTGAAAGGATCAGAGAGCTCCATGTCCATGTCCAAGTCTACGTCTATGTCCATGTCCATGTCCATGTCCAAGTCTACGTCCATGTCCATTTCTGAGGACCATGACTCTGTGCCAAAACAGTTAGAGCTAAAGATTAAAGAGATACTCAGGTCACAAGGGGGCGACAGGTGGCTGCACATCCAGAACATCATGAAGATGCTGAAGCAACCAAAGGGAAACATTAACTGTCTCCTGTATGCAATGAAAGGCAGGGGTGAACTGGAACAAAATGGGAAGCAGTGGAGGTGTAAAGATGGAGGTGATACTCCTGGACACAACTTGAG GTCTTTAGAGGAGTTCTCAGACATAGAGAAGCTTGGTCGGGGAGGTTTTGGTTCGGTCTACAAAGTTAAGCACAGAGTAGATGGTAAATGGTACGCGGTAAAGATAACCAAGTACAAAGG AGACCATGAAAAACGTGAAGTGGCGGCACTGGCCAGTCTGGATCATCCAAACATTGTGCGTTACTACACATCATGGATTGGCCCCCATTACCGGCAcgacaaatcaaacaacaagGGTTCAAG AGACCCAGAACTGTGTTTAGTTCCATATCCATCCTGCAGTGAAAGCCAGGAAGGTTCTGAAAGCGTGATATTTGAGAGGGAAATAGATTCATTCTCCATTGATAGTAAAGCTGATAAAGAGAAGGAACGTGAGGAAGTGGAATCGGGGCTGGCAGACATCTGCATCACCTCTAG TGACCCTCCCTCTGGCAGCAATGACACATCTGGACAACAAGACAATATGTCCCTCTACATAAAGATGGAGCTCTGCACAGGGGGCTCGCTGAATGACTGGTTTAGAAAAGGAGGAGCTGAACGGACCAAAGAAGAAGCTACGAAGGTGTTTCAGAAAATAGTCCAGACGGTGGAGTACATTCACTCCAAAAATCTTATTCACAGGGATCTGAAG CCAGACAACATACTCTTTGGTCAAGATAACATTGTGAAGATAGGAGATTTTGGCCTTGCAACAATGACATGTGATCAATCTGGAAAACCTATTGAGAGAACAAGGGGAAGAGGCACCAAAACTTACATGAGCCCTGAACAG GAAAAACAATCTAAGTATGATGAAAAAACAGATATCTATCCCCTGGGACTGATTTTCTTTGAGCTTGTTTGGAAGATGAAGACAGTAGCAGAAAGAGCAGAG ATCTGGGACAACCTGCGGAAAGGAATATTCCCGGATGGGTTCACTGAGGAGTTCATGTCCGAG GGTTCAGTCATCAAACTCATGCTGTCTGAGAGCCCTGAGAAGAGACCTCCCGCCTCCACCATCACGATGCTCCTTAACAGCCCACAACAGACCCAACGCCTACAGAAAGACAAAAACAGAACAGCCTGA